A single window of Streptomyces sp. NBC_00464 DNA harbors:
- a CDS encoding metallopeptidase family protein: protein MDSPVPPHPSEPRPRRRDRHGRGMRGPVAPPQVPLSASRADSFRDLVQDSVERLERRWPQLAEVDFVVLDVPGTVEETVPLGSALSAEKGRPAQIVVYRRPVEIRAKNRDERALLVHEVVVEQVAELLGLSPESVDPRYGQE from the coding sequence ATGGACAGTCCCGTACCGCCCCACCCGTCCGAGCCCCGACCGCGGCGCCGAGACCGACACGGCCGCGGCATGCGTGGCCCCGTCGCCCCACCCCAGGTGCCGCTCTCGGCCAGCAGGGCCGACAGTTTCCGCGATCTGGTGCAGGACTCGGTGGAACGTCTGGAGCGGCGCTGGCCTCAGCTGGCCGAGGTCGACTTCGTGGTCCTCGACGTACCGGGGACCGTGGAGGAGACGGTGCCGCTGGGGAGCGCGTTGTCCGCCGAGAAGGGGCGGCCCGCGCAGATCGTCGTCTACCGGCGCCCCGTCGAGATCCGCGCCAAGAACCGTGACGAGCGTGCGCTGCTGGTGCACGAGGTCGTGGTCGAGCAGGTCGCGGAGCTGCTCGGGCTCTCGCCGGAGTCGGTCGATCCCCGGTACGGGCAGGAGTAG
- a CDS encoding DUF3499 domain-containing protein, with product MESRRSPLKSAVPSNIVSPVRRCSRTACGRPAVATLTYVYADSTAVLGPLATYAEPHCYDLCAEHSERLTAPRGWEVVRLSDPSAPTRPSGDDLEALANAVREAARPQDRGDGPRGRGPRTADPVEVARRGHLRVLRSPDS from the coding sequence GTGGAGAGTCGTCGCAGCCCGCTCAAGAGTGCGGTACCGTCCAACATCGTGAGCCCTGTACGTCGCTGTTCGCGCACCGCGTGCGGCCGCCCTGCCGTCGCGACACTGACGTACGTCTATGCCGACTCGACTGCGGTCCTCGGCCCGCTCGCCACCTACGCCGAGCCCCATTGCTACGACCTCTGTGCCGAGCACAGCGAGCGCCTGACCGCGCCCCGTGGCTGGGAGGTCGTCCGGCTCTCCGACCCCTCCGCGCCCACCCGTCCCAGCGGTGACGACCTCGAAGCGCTGGCCAACGCCGTACGGGAAGCAGCGCGTCCGCAGGACCGCGGGGACGGCCCCAGGGGCCGCGGCCCGCGCACCGCGGATCCGGTGGAGGTCGCCCGCAGGGGCCACCTTCGCGTGCTGCGCTCACCCGACTCCTGA